The Pseudomonas fluorescens genome includes a window with the following:
- a CDS encoding spermidine synthase: MKRFVLLDTTPIPDNGGALCLFEYGEDFVIKIQGGDGGQLMNTRMHGSEDALAEIPCRKVAGRLGSRVLIGGLGMGFTLASALKHLGKTAEVVVAELVPGVVEWNRGPLGEKAGRPLSDPRTVIRMEDVAKVLQAEPQGFDAIMLDVDNGPEGLTQKANSWLYSAGGLAACAKALRPKGVLAVWSASADRQFSDKLKKAGFKAEEVQVFAHGNKGTRHTIWIAEKLKG, from the coding sequence ATGAAACGTTTCGTTCTGCTCGACACCACGCCCATCCCTGATAACGGCGGTGCCCTGTGCCTATTCGAGTACGGGGAAGACTTCGTCATCAAGATCCAGGGCGGTGACGGCGGGCAGTTGATGAACACCCGCATGCACGGTTCCGAAGACGCCCTGGCGGAGATTCCCTGCCGCAAGGTCGCCGGTCGTCTAGGCTCGCGCGTGCTGATCGGCGGCCTCGGCATGGGGTTCACCCTCGCTTCGGCGCTCAAGCACCTGGGCAAGACCGCCGAAGTGGTGGTGGCCGAACTGGTACCGGGCGTGGTGGAGTGGAACCGTGGCCCCCTGGGTGAAAAGGCCGGGCGGCCGTTGTCGGATCCGCGCACAGTGATCCGCATGGAAGACGTCGCCAAGGTGCTGCAAGCCGAGCCCCAGGGGTTCGACGCGATCATGCTGGACGTCGACAACGGCCCGGAAGGCCTGACCCAGAAAGCCAACAGTTGGCTGTATTCGGCTGGAGGCCTGGCCGCCTGCGCCAAGGCCCTGCGGCCCAAGGGCGTGCTCGCGGTGTGGTCGGCCAGCGCTGACCGGCAGTTTTCCGACAAGCTGAAGAAGGCCGGCTTCAAGGCCGAAGAGGTGCAAGTGTTCGCCCATGGCAACAAAGGCACCCGCCACACCATCTGGATTGCCGAGAAGCTCAAGGGCTGA
- a CDS encoding YajD family HNH nuclease codes for MSSSTPPSNTAKLDRILADAQRDREMGYRDKALKMYPHVCGRCAREFSGKRLSELTVHHRDHNHDNNPQDGSNWELLCLYCHDNEHSRYTDQQYFGDGSLSTPKIAKATHNPFAALAGLMKKDE; via the coding sequence ATGAGTTCGTCAACGCCACCGTCCAACACCGCCAAGCTGGACCGCATCCTCGCCGATGCCCAGCGCGACCGGGAGATGGGCTACCGCGACAAAGCCCTGAAAATGTACCCCCATGTCTGTGGCCGCTGCGCCCGTGAGTTTTCCGGCAAGCGCCTGAGCGAACTGACCGTTCACCACCGCGACCACAACCACGACAACAACCCGCAGGACGGTTCCAACTGGGAACTGCTGTGCCTGTACTGCCACGACAACGAACACTCGCGCTACACCGACCAGCAATATTTCGGCGACGGCTCCCTGAGCACTCCGAAAATCGCCAAGGCGACCCACAACCCCTTCGCCGCATTGGCCGGGTTGATGAAAAAGGACGAGTAA
- a CDS encoding DUF2933 domain-containing protein: MNTHQPPAGATPFWRGKTGIVLIMLLAIGLFYLAREHFSHIAANWPYLILLICPLMHIFGHGHGHGGHGQHGQPPVNRRDQEGP; this comes from the coding sequence ATGAACACTCATCAACCCCCTGCGGGTGCAACGCCATTCTGGCGGGGCAAGACCGGCATTGTATTGATCATGTTGTTGGCCATCGGCCTCTTCTATCTGGCGCGAGAACACTTCAGCCACATCGCGGCGAATTGGCCGTACCTGATTCTCCTGATATGTCCCTTGATGCATATCTTCGGACACGGCCACGGCCATGGCGGTCATGGACAACATGGCCAACCACCCGTCAACCGCAGGGATCAGGAAGGCCCCTAG
- a CDS encoding copper-transporting P-type ATPase, whose amino-acid sequence MPNVPAHLHHSAPAPSGDMATEYTCPMHPEIRQPGPGTCPKCGMTLEPVMPALEEEDNPELKDFTRRFWWSLPLTVIVTVLAMAGHALSLFHGATQNLVEFFLATPVVLWAGWPFFVRAVASVRQRSPNMWTLIGLGTAAAYLYSVAATFWPGGFPATFVQEGRIGVYFEAAAVIISLTLLGQMLELKARSQTSAAIKSLLGLSPKTARRINADGQEQDIPLAHVHQGDHLRIRPGEKVPVDGTVLEGESAVDESMLTGEPVPVIKRAGDNLIGATINTHGSLVMTAQKVGAETVLAQIVQMVARAQRSKAPMQRMADVIAGYFVMGVIAIAVLTFFGWGLLGPEPGWVFGLINAVAVLIIACPCALGLATPMSIMVSTGKAASLGVLFRDASAIENLCRIDTLIVDKTGTLTEGRPAFHSVKATQGFDDRQVLLLAASLDQGSEHPLAHAIVDHARAEHLELIKPASFESGSGIGVSGQVDGKQIHLGNTALMNAASISVSPLQQQAEQLRAQGISIIYMAVDGVLAGLLGVSDPIKPTSREAVSRLKAHDITIIMATGDGLTTARAVAREMGIEEVHGEVKPEDKERLVADLQRDGRQVAMAGDGINDAPALARANVGIAMGTGTDVAMNSAQLTLVKGDLMGILRARTLSVATVRNMRQNLGFAFLYNSMGIPLAAGLLYPLTGHLLSPMIAAIAMSVSSASVVFNALRLRNTPAQ is encoded by the coding sequence ATGCCCAACGTTCCAGCGCACCTTCACCACAGTGCTCCAGCGCCCAGCGGCGACATGGCGACTGAATACACCTGCCCCATGCACCCGGAAATCCGCCAACCCGGCCCCGGCACCTGCCCCAAGTGTGGCATGACGCTGGAGCCGGTGATGCCCGCGCTGGAAGAAGAGGACAATCCAGAACTCAAGGACTTCACCCGCCGCTTCTGGTGGTCACTGCCGTTGACGGTGATCGTCACGGTGCTCGCCATGGCGGGGCACGCTTTGTCGCTGTTTCACGGTGCAACGCAAAATCTCGTCGAGTTTTTCCTGGCGACCCCCGTGGTCCTGTGGGCAGGCTGGCCGTTTTTTGTACGGGCAGTGGCCTCTGTTCGCCAGCGTAGCCCGAACATGTGGACCCTGATTGGCCTGGGCACCGCGGCGGCCTATCTCTACAGTGTCGCCGCCACGTTTTGGCCCGGAGGATTCCCCGCCACGTTCGTGCAGGAGGGGCGTATCGGCGTCTACTTTGAAGCCGCCGCAGTGATCATCTCCCTTACCTTGCTGGGGCAGATGCTGGAGCTCAAGGCACGCTCGCAGACGTCGGCCGCCATCAAGTCGCTGCTGGGGCTGTCCCCCAAAACCGCGCGCCGGATCAATGCCGATGGACAGGAACAAGACATTCCCCTGGCCCACGTCCATCAGGGTGACCACCTGCGGATCAGGCCCGGTGAAAAGGTCCCGGTCGATGGTACGGTACTCGAAGGGGAAAGTGCCGTTGACGAGTCGATGCTCACCGGCGAGCCGGTTCCGGTGATCAAACGCGCCGGGGACAACCTGATCGGCGCCACGATCAACACCCACGGTAGCTTGGTGATGACGGCGCAGAAGGTCGGCGCCGAGACCGTCCTGGCGCAAATTGTCCAGATGGTCGCCCGGGCCCAGCGCTCGAAAGCGCCTATGCAGCGCATGGCCGACGTGATCGCTGGCTATTTCGTCATGGGCGTGATTGCCATCGCCGTACTGACCTTTTTCGGCTGGGGGCTGTTAGGCCCCGAACCTGGCTGGGTCTTCGGGCTGATCAACGCCGTCGCCGTGCTGATCATCGCCTGCCCCTGCGCGCTGGGACTCGCAACCCCCATGTCGATCATGGTGTCCACCGGCAAGGCTGCCAGCCTGGGCGTGCTTTTCCGGGACGCCAGCGCCATCGAGAACTTATGCAGGATCGACACGCTGATCGTCGATAAGACCGGCACCCTGACCGAAGGGCGCCCGGCCTTTCACAGCGTGAAAGCCACCCAGGGCTTCGACGACCGCCAGGTGCTGCTGTTGGCCGCCAGCCTCGACCAGGGCAGCGAACATCCCCTGGCCCACGCCATCGTCGATCACGCACGAGCCGAGCATCTTGAACTGATCAAGCCGGCTTCATTTGAATCCGGCAGCGGCATCGGTGTCAGTGGCCAGGTGGACGGCAAACAGATCCACTTGGGCAATACCGCCCTGATGAACGCCGCCAGCATCAGCGTCAGCCCACTGCAACAGCAGGCCGAGCAGCTACGCGCGCAAGGCATCAGCATTATCTACATGGCGGTCGACGGTGTACTGGCCGGGCTGCTGGGCGTCTCGGACCCGATCAAGCCAACCTCCAGGGAAGCGGTCAGCCGGCTCAAGGCTCACGACATCACAATCATCATGGCCACCGGTGACGGCCTCACCACGGCACGCGCCGTGGCCAGGGAGATGGGCATTGAAGAGGTCCATGGCGAAGTCAAACCCGAGGACAAGGAACGTCTGGTGGCGGACCTGCAGCGCGATGGCCGCCAGGTCGCGATGGCGGGTGACGGAATAAACGATGCGCCCGCCCTGGCTCGGGCGAACGTAGGCATTGCCATGGGTACAGGCACGGACGTGGCGATGAACAGCGCCCAGCTGACCTTGGTAAAAGGCGATTTGATGGGGATCTTGCGGGCCCGCACCCTTTCGGTGGCAACCGTTAGAAACATGCGCCAGAACCTCGGCTTTGCCTTCCTCTATAACTCGATGGGTATTCCGTTGGCGGCCGGCCTGCTGTACCCCCTGACCGGTCACCTGCTCTCGCCCATGATTGCCGCCATCGCCATGAGCGTGAGTTCGGCGTCGGTGGTGTTCAATGCCTTGAGGTTGCGTAACACGCCAGCACAATAA
- a CDS encoding DUF2790 domain-containing protein yields MKTLDALLAVSILSLSSLALAEGGGDRVYGQMIQNNQQAMAQYAVENGKAIAEIVHYEYGMKLDVKKVVSITPANKGCGVGPSRMTYEDSNGKLNTLEYRLLGDNCPNGG; encoded by the coding sequence ATGAAAACCCTTGATGCCTTGCTCGCCGTTTCGATCCTGTCCCTTTCTTCCCTTGCCTTGGCGGAAGGCGGAGGTGACCGGGTTTATGGCCAGATGATCCAGAACAATCAACAAGCCATGGCGCAATACGCCGTCGAAAACGGCAAAGCCATCGCCGAAATCGTTCATTACGAATACGGCATGAAACTCGATGTTAAAAAAGTGGTGAGCATTACACCGGCCAATAAAGGCTGTGGTGTCGGACCGTCGCGCATGACCTACGAAGACTCGAACGGCAAGCTCAATACCCTGGAATATAGGCTCCTGGGTGATAACTGTCCGAATGGCGGCTGA
- a CDS encoding RNA methyltransferase has protein sequence MANKRYSCIGLFNPKSPENVGSVMRAAGCYGVASVFYTGKRYERAADFVTDTKKVHYDIPLIGIDDLKKILPLGCVPVAVELVEGARPLPEYTHPDRALYIFGPEDGSLDKNIRDWCEDVVYIPTTGCMNLAATVNVVLYDRMAKGNNTRSGPQFR, from the coding sequence GTGGCCAACAAACGCTATAGCTGCATCGGTCTGTTCAACCCCAAGTCACCGGAAAACGTCGGTTCGGTCATGCGTGCCGCCGGCTGCTACGGCGTGGCGTCGGTGTTCTACACCGGCAAGCGCTATGAGCGAGCCGCCGACTTCGTCACCGACACCAAGAAAGTCCACTACGACATTCCGCTGATCGGTATCGACGACCTGAAGAAAATCCTGCCCCTGGGCTGTGTGCCGGTGGCCGTGGAACTGGTGGAAGGCGCTCGCCCACTGCCCGAATACACTCACCCGGACCGAGCGCTGTACATTTTTGGCCCGGAAGATGGCTCGCTGGACAAGAACATTCGCGATTGGTGTGAGGATGTGGTGTACATCCCCACCACCGGCTGCATGAACCTGGCCGCCACCGTCAACGTCGTGCTGTATGACCGCATGGCCAAAGGCAACAACACCCGTTCGGGGCCGCAATTCCGCTGA